GCGCTCGGTGCGCCCATCGGCGTGCAACACGACGTCGATGAGCGCCTCACCGACGACGGTCACACGCGGCGTCACCGACCCCGCGTTCCCGAAATACCCCACGCAGCTGCCCTCCTGGGCATGAGCTTACGCGCCGGCGACCGCGTTCAGCTCTGCTCGCTCGCGCAACTTCTCTGAGAGGCGTGCCGCCGCCGCTTCAACAGCGGCGTCATGCGAAACGAGAATAGGCTTCGCGTCGACCAGGCGCCCATCCGATCCGTACGACTCCCGCGGCAGCGTGAGCTCGACGTTGGGCGCGACAATGTCAAGGCCGATGAACTCGAGCACGCTGCGCAGCTGCGCAGCAGCTGCTCCGCCGCCGTGCCCGCCGTAGCTCACCACGAACGTCGGCTTTGCCTTCCACTCGTGGAAGAGGAAGTCGATCGCGTTCTTCAGCGCGGCCGGGTACCCGCCGTTGTACTGCGGGGTCAAGAACACGACCGCGTCGCTCTCCGAGATGGTCGCGCTCCACGCTTTGGTGTGGTCGTGCTCGTACTGACCGATCGCGGGCATCAGCGGCTCGTCGAGCAGCGGGAGGCCAACCTCTGCAAGGTCGACGATCTCCACGCGGGCGCCAGTCGCCTCAGCCAGCGCGGGTGCGAGGGCCGCCGCGAGCTGATCGCCAACGCGCACCGGGCGTACGCTTCCGACGATAATCTTGATGAGCGGCTGCTCAGAGTGGGTGGTCATGCGAGGTGCATCCTTTCGAGGGCGCTGAACTATTGGCGCTACTGGTCTTCTGGCTGGCCGGTGAATCGGCTCGGCCCAGATGAAGTCAACGCCCGGTGTGCGCTTCCATTCCCGCGCCTGACCCGTATCTTTTCGTGCGTCAGGAACACCCGTGTTCGTTGGAGACACCGGGGTTCCCGCGGCCTCCACGCCGCCTAGGCCCCGCCCCAGCACCCCGCCCCACCCAAGCACCCCGCCCCACCCAAGCACCCCAAATTCTCGAGAACACGTGTAATTCCGGCCAAGTTTGGTGTGAACTCGAGAAAATGAGGTGTGGCGGGTGTGGCAGCGGCGGCGAACCCAACCCAACGGGCCCCAGCGGACCCGAACGCCCCGCACCGAACCCAACCCCGAACTAGCCGCACAACGCCCGCACCCAATACTCTTAAGCCAACATAGGAGGCTTCATGGGAGATGCTGAGGCGCAGCGCAGCGCAAACACGACGACGGTCACGACCACGCTCGGAGAGGTCGTCGGTTCAGAGTCCAACGGGATTCGCCGCTTCCTCGGGATTCCCTACGCCAAGGCGCCATTTGGCGAGCTCCGATTCCGCGCCCCCGAGCAGCCCGAGGCGTGGAATGAACCGCTCCAAGCCAAAGCATTCGGCCCGACCGCCCCGCAGACGCCCTACCAGGGCAGCCTCGGCGAACTCATCAAGGTGCCCGCGATCGAGGGCACGGAGATCCTGACCGTGAACGTGTGGGCGCCAGCAGACGCCGCGGGCGCGCCCGTCGTGCTGTGGCTCCACGGCGGGGCGCTCGAGCGCGGTGCCGCGGCGCAGAGCGGGTACGACGGCCGCACCTTCGCGCGCGACGGCATCGTCTTCGTCTCGGCGAACTATCGACTGGGCGCCGAGGGCTTCAGCGTGCTCGACGGCGCACCGCTGAACCTCGGCTTGCGTGATGCGCAGGCCGCGCTCGACTGGGCGCACCGCGAGGTCGCGGCGTTCGGCGGCGACCCGGGCCGCATCACCATCATGGGCGAGTCCGCCGGTGGGGCCCTCGTCGCCGCACTCCTCTCGCAGCCGCAGGCCCGGGCAAAGGCCGCCCGAGCGATCATCCAATCCGGCCCGCTCGAGGCTGTCGACGCGGTAAAAGCCCGCCGTGCGTCTGACGCGATCGCGAAGCAGCTCGGCATTTCCACGTCGCGGGAGGCGTTCGCCGCCGCCGAACCCGCGGACCTGCTTCGGGCGCGCAGCGAGATCGCTGCCGGGTCGTCGCCCCTCAGCGGGACGCCGGGGTACGCGCTCGCTCTGGATCCGGAATCTCTCCCCGCCTCCCCCGTCGACGCGCTCGCGGGCATCGATACCCCGATCCTGATCGGCACGAACACCGACGAGTACCGGCTCTGGTTCACGCCCGAGGCGCTCGCGGGTATCAGCGGGGCGAAGGCGTGGATCGCGCGGCTCGCGATGCGGGTGCCGGGCCGGGCCGCCCGCGCTGTCCGCAAGGCCTTCCCCTCGGCGACCCCCGGGGAGCAGCTTGGGCAGATCGTCACCGACAAGCTCCTCCGGGCACCGGCAACGAGGGTCGCGCGCGCCCGCACCGCGCCGACGTTCGTCTACGAGTTCGCGTGGGAGAGCCCCGTTCGCGACCTGCGAGCGGCTCACGCTCTCGATCTTGCATTCGCGTTCGACCTTCTCGAAGACGAAGACGCCGTGCGCCTGAACGGCGAGGGGGCGCCAGCCGGCCTCGGCAGGGAGATGCACGCGGCCTGGGTCGCGTTCATCCGCGACGGTGACCCCG
This portion of the Leucobacter komagatae genome encodes:
- a CDS encoding carboxylesterase/lipase family protein, with the protein product MGDAEAQRSANTTTVTTTLGEVVGSESNGIRRFLGIPYAKAPFGELRFRAPEQPEAWNEPLQAKAFGPTAPQTPYQGSLGELIKVPAIEGTEILTVNVWAPADAAGAPVVLWLHGGALERGAAAQSGYDGRTFARDGIVFVSANYRLGAEGFSVLDGAPLNLGLRDAQAALDWAHREVAAFGGDPGRITIMGESAGGALVAALLSQPQARAKAARAIIQSGPLEAVDAVKARRASDAIAKQLGISTSREAFAAAEPADLLRARSEIAAGSSPLSGTPGYALALDPESLPASPVDALAGIDTPILIGTNTDEYRLWFTPEALAGISGAKAWIARLAMRVPGRAARAVRKAFPSATPGEQLGQIVTDKLLRAPATRVARARTAPTFVYEFAWESPVRDLRAAHALDLAFAFDLLEDEDAVRLNGEGAPAGLGREMHAAWVAFIRDGDPGWPAFGEGRATRVFNERSETVAQRRAAIVDALG
- a CDS encoding NADPH-dependent FMN reductase; this encodes MTTHSEQPLIKIIVGSVRPVRVGDQLAAALAPALAEATGARVEIVDLAEVGLPLLDEPLMPAIGQYEHDHTKAWSATISESDAVVFLTPQYNGGYPAALKNAIDFLFHEWKAKPTFVVSYGGHGGGAAAAQLRSVLEFIGLDIVAPNVELTLPRESYGSDGRLVDAKPILVSHDAAVEAAAARLSEKLRERAELNAVAGA